Proteins from a single region of Butyrivibrio fibrisolvens:
- a CDS encoding extracellular solute-binding protein gives MKSWKKGLAIGAVAVLAIVGIAALFLTKRVENFRDKYEGVDLTQEVEGMERTGGYTGYLLEHEGVKDSEKDIDIDLSAYEAEGDVKFEASYEGESNVLYTDLNSKVTFKVNAPEEGFYNLYLEYYLPESRGVAAERAVYINGELPFDDAINISFSRVWVDGGDKRVDNQGNEIRPKQVEEYCWQSAYFRDKLGYIAEPYKFYLNKGENEVMIEAVNEPMAIKNLKFTSVFELATYEEYTAANSSNSANQSEGYTQIVQGEESARRSESSLYAKYDRSSPSTQPMSLKHTVLNYVGGEAWSTNGQWIEWDVTVEEDGFYNLTVKGRQNYSRGNVSNRTLYIDGEIPFKEVEEISFPYTNNWDLITLSDENGNPYNFYLTKGTHTIRLEASLGELGTILEEIEDSTYRLNQIYRKILVYTGASPDQYRDYHVETTYPEVMKAMELESKRLYKIVDDMVDYSGQKADSIATAQTIAQQLERFCEKPNKITTEFTTFKDNITSLGTSTLNLSMTKLDIDYIEVTAAGTAPKKDTESALDRIGHEIKSFVISFFVDYNAVGDVYGDGDDVVKVWVLTGRDQGTILKSMIDEDFTTSTGIKVNVEIVDAGALQSAVIAGRGPNVVLSIGADQPVNYALRGAAEDITQFPDYQEVLANYSESSYEQISLDGHIYGIPETQTFNVMFYRKDVMEELGLEIPNTWDELIAEMPTIQGKNLSVGIPSAAGSSSSAQATTTIMSASADLSMYFSLLFQYGGDVYNEAGNKTTVDTEAGIKAFEDYVRYFNDYGIPTVYDFVSRFRSGEMPIGIAPYSTYNTLMVSAPEIRGLWDFTLIPGTVRTNEDGTTYIDRSDFISGAATMMIKTEDEQLRQMSWEFMKWWAQPETQVTFGREIEALLGASARYATANREAFSNLSWSADDIEVLNAQWDQTRGIREVPGGYYTGRHISNAIRKVFNEKVDSRETIIDYSIKIDDELTKKRKEFGLPVYGE, from the coding sequence ATGAAAAGTTGGAAGAAAGGCCTGGCAATCGGGGCTGTAGCGGTTCTGGCAATAGTAGGCATCGCTGCATTGTTTCTGACAAAGAGGGTCGAAAACTTTAGGGACAAGTACGAAGGAGTTGACCTCACTCAGGAAGTTGAAGGTATGGAACGAACAGGTGGCTATACCGGATATCTCTTAGAGCATGAGGGAGTCAAAGATTCCGAAAAGGACATTGACATTGATCTTTCTGCTTATGAAGCAGAGGGTGATGTTAAGTTCGAGGCAAGCTATGAAGGTGAGAGTAATGTTCTTTATACAGATCTTAACTCAAAAGTTACTTTCAAAGTAAATGCTCCGGAAGAAGGATTCTACAATCTTTACCTTGAGTACTATCTCCCTGAATCAAGAGGTGTTGCTGCTGAAAGAGCAGTATACATCAACGGAGAACTCCCGTTCGATGATGCCATCAATATTTCTTTTTCAAGAGTATGGGTTGATGGTGGAGACAAGAGAGTTGATAACCAGGGTAACGAAATAAGACCTAAGCAGGTTGAAGAGTACTGCTGGCAGAGTGCTTATTTCAGAGATAAGCTTGGTTACATCGCAGAACCATACAAGTTCTACCTTAACAAAGGTGAGAACGAAGTAATGATCGAAGCAGTCAATGAGCCGATGGCAATCAAGAACCTGAAGTTCACAAGCGTATTCGAACTTGCAACATATGAAGAGTACACAGCTGCTAATTCAAGTAACAGTGCAAATCAGTCTGAAGGATACACACAGATAGTTCAGGGTGAAGAGTCAGCCAGAAGATCAGAGTCATCACTTTATGCAAAGTATGACAGATCTTCACCATCTACTCAGCCAATGTCACTTAAGCATACAGTTCTCAACTATGTTGGCGGTGAGGCATGGAGCACAAACGGACAGTGGATCGAATGGGATGTTACTGTTGAAGAAGATGGTTTTTACAATCTTACTGTAAAAGGTAGACAGAACTATTCAAGAGGTAATGTATCTAACAGAACACTCTACATTGATGGAGAGATTCCTTTTAAGGAAGTGGAAGAGATTTCCTTCCCTTATACAAATAACTGGGATCTGATCACTCTTTCAGATGAGAATGGCAATCCTTATAATTTCTATCTTACAAAAGGAACACACACAATAAGACTTGAAGCTTCTCTTGGAGAGCTTGGAACTATTCTTGAAGAGATCGAGGATTCTACTTACAGACTGAATCAGATTTATCGTAAGATTCTCGTTTACACAGGCGCTTCACCTGACCAGTACAGAGACTATCATGTTGAGACAACATATCCTGAAGTTATGAAGGCTATGGAACTTGAGTCAAAGAGACTCTATAAGATAGTTGATGACATGGTTGACTATTCAGGTCAGAAAGCTGACTCAATTGCAACAGCTCAGACTATTGCACAGCAGCTTGAAAGATTCTGTGAGAAGCCAAACAAGATAACAACAGAGTTTACTACTTTCAAAGATAATATCACATCACTTGGTACATCTACTCTTAATCTGAGTATGACTAAGCTTGATATTGACTATATTGAAGTAACAGCTGCAGGAACAGCGCCTAAGAAGGATACAGAAAGTGCTCTTGACCGAATCGGACATGAGATCAAGTCTTTCGTAATTTCTTTCTTCGTTGATTACAACGCAGTCGGTGATGTTTATGGTGATGGCGATGATGTAGTTAAGGTATGGGTACTTACAGGTAGAGATCAGGGTACAATCCTTAAGTCCATGATCGATGAAGATTTTACTACAAGTACCGGAATTAAAGTTAACGTAGAAATCGTTGATGCGGGCGCTCTTCAAAGTGCAGTTATTGCAGGAAGAGGACCTAACGTAGTTCTTTCAATAGGTGCAGATCAGCCTGTTAACTACGCACTCCGTGGTGCAGCTGAAGATATCACTCAGTTCCCTGATTATCAGGAAGTGCTTGCGAACTATTCAGAAAGTTCATATGAGCAGATAAGCCTTGATGGTCACATTTATGGTATTCCTGAGACACAGACTTTCAACGTTATGTTCTATAGAAAAGACGTTATGGAAGAACTTGGTCTTGAGATTCCAAACACTTGGGACGAGCTTATAGCTGAGATGCCTACTATTCAGGGTAAAAACCTTTCAGTTGGTATACCTAGTGCAGCAGGTTCATCTTCATCAGCTCAGGCTACAACAACTATCATGTCAGCATCAGCCGATCTGTCTATGTACTTCTCACTTCTGTTCCAGTATGGAGGAGATGTTTATAACGAAGCAGGTAACAAGACAACAGTTGATACTGAGGCAGGAATCAAAGCATTTGAAGATTATGTAAGGTATTTCAATGATTATGGTATACCTACTGTTTATGACTTTGTTTCAAGATTCCGTTCCGGTGAGATGCCAATTGGTATTGCACCATATTCAACATACAACACTCTGATGGTATCAGCTCCTGAAATAAGAGGTCTTTGGGACTTCACACTTATTCCTGGAACAGTTCGTACTAATGAAGATGGTACCACATATATCGATCGTTCAGACTTTATATCAGGTGCTGCAACAATGATGATCAAGACAGAAGATGAGCAGCTTCGTCAGATGTCATGGGAATTCATGAAGTGGTGGGCACAGCCTGAAACTCAGGTAACATTCGGTCGAGAGATTGAAGCTCTTCTCGGAGCATCTGCAAGATATGCAACTGCTAACAGAGAGGCATTCTCAAATCTTTCCTGGAGTGCAGATGATATTGAAGTTCTGAATGCACAGTGGGATCAGACAAGAGGTATCAGAGAAGTTCCTGGTGGATATTACACAGGTAGACATATCTCTAACGCAATACGTAAGGTATTTAACGAAAAGGTAGATTCACGAGAAACCATAATCGACTACTCCATCAAGATTGATGATGAGTTGACCAAGAAGAGAAAAGAATTTGGTCTGCCGGTTTATGGGGAATGA
- a CDS encoding glycosyl hydrolase 115 family protein: protein MNYKIDNESRLVFYYSSKTLRGVKRVMDKVAEDVNKVFGITPEFSETESFTDIDDNDSNSIYVGTLGVSSDLPLTSEELDTLKGRKEAYAFLLKEVPGQDKPALVIAGSDKRGTIYGLFHLSELMGVSPWVNMADVRPAKKTELVITDADELISRQPSVKYRGLFINDEWPSFGTWTMKHYGGFTAQMYDNVFELILRLKGNYLWPAMWTSNFSLDGPGLKSAELADEYGIVMSNSHHEPCSRHSEEWDLVRGEDSKYGNAWNFDKNKEGLTNYWRDGLKRNAPFENIITVGMRGERDSEVLGREATLKENIDYLKEVILTQKELIKEVYGDNADEIPMMLAIYKEVEKYYFGDVNTEGLRSWDGLDGITLMLCEDNQGNMRRLPEDGETHNGGFGMYYHFDYHGDPVSYEWVNSTYIPKVCEQMSEAYDKGVRDIWIVNVGDLKPQEFPLSYFFELAYDYEKWSVHSEKPYIRFLDYWTRQQFGGYLPENELARIQTLLDEYTYLSSIRKPECLYPGTLHNFNYGEADRIYKKAKEIRQSCDELEMYILANRLKVIDSALFELVTFPAKVIANHYEMNIAAEKNRVCAKQGRVTANFYAEEVERCHRIEKNLISTYHSIESGKWDGMMLSQHTGFRYWNEEENMYPSRSYIWPADKHRMIVTVPLTGAYSMGGDWTRKPLFLYEYIKPEVNSQTFLIENGGNAELEYKIESNDEWISVEDSEGKLPVFEQIDEKISEKEITVTIDRDKLESLIKADSSNKDDLKVIRKGDTYYVSGSLLISSANKKVTVVVLVACYSEKDRKLSHMVPVVPDEWVGFINAKDFPSAFAEVREPANTGDSIGLAIEADEYDELNDDKDRELKVISPLGKYRCGVKALGNGKASKTDVSYLIRCVEEGDYELTFIIAPSNPITKDNTLRLGITWDGKRYELNLIGKEFVGGDNSNYLWSKDIFAGEHRASITVPCKIGTGRLDVDFIDEGIVLERILVKHAKSKWHKGFLGPKAISE from the coding sequence ATGAACTATAAAATTGATAACGAAAGCAGACTTGTTTTTTATTACTCTTCAAAAACACTTCGCGGTGTTAAGAGAGTGATGGATAAGGTGGCTGAAGATGTTAACAAGGTTTTCGGTATCACGCCTGAGTTCTCTGAAACAGAATCATTTACTGATATAGATGATAATGATTCAAATAGTATATATGTTGGAACTTTGGGAGTATCTTCTGATCTTCCTCTTACAAGCGAAGAGCTGGATACCTTGAAAGGTAGAAAAGAAGCTTATGCTTTTCTTCTTAAGGAAGTTCCGGGGCAGGATAAGCCTGCACTTGTGATAGCAGGAAGTGATAAAAGAGGTACTATCTATGGCCTTTTCCACCTATCAGAGCTTATGGGCGTATCCCCATGGGTTAATATGGCAGATGTAAGACCTGCAAAGAAGACTGAACTTGTTATCACAGATGCTGATGAACTTATTTCAAGACAGCCTTCAGTTAAATACAGAGGTCTTTTCATTAATGACGAATGGCCATCATTTGGTACCTGGACAATGAAGCACTATGGCGGATTTACAGCCCAGATGTACGATAATGTCTTTGAACTTATCCTTCGTCTTAAGGGTAACTACCTCTGGCCTGCAATGTGGACTTCAAATTTCTCACTTGATGGTCCCGGACTTAAGAGCGCAGAGCTTGCTGATGAATACGGAATCGTAATGAGTAACTCTCACCACGAGCCATGTTCAAGACATAGTGAAGAGTGGGACCTTGTAAGAGGTGAAGATTCCAAGTACGGCAACGCCTGGAACTTTGACAAGAATAAAGAAGGTCTTACTAACTACTGGAGAGATGGCCTTAAGAGAAATGCTCCATTTGAGAACATCATCACTGTTGGTATGAGAGGCGAAAGAGACAGCGAGGTTCTTGGACGTGAGGCTACATTAAAAGAGAACATCGATTATCTTAAAGAAGTAATCCTTACTCAGAAAGAACTCATCAAAGAGGTATATGGCGATAATGCAGATGAGATCCCGATGATGCTTGCTATATATAAGGAAGTTGAGAAGTACTACTTCGGTGATGTAAATACTGAAGGACTTCGAAGCTGGGACGGTCTTGACGGCATAACTCTTATGCTTTGCGAAGACAACCAGGGCAATATGAGAAGACTTCCTGAAGACGGCGAAACACATAACGGCGGTTTTGGAATGTACTATCACTTCGATTATCATGGTGATCCTGTTTCTTATGAATGGGTCAACAGCACATATATACCAAAAGTATGTGAGCAGATGAGTGAAGCATATGACAAGGGCGTAAGAGATATCTGGATCGTAAATGTTGGCGATCTTAAGCCTCAGGAATTCCCGCTTTCATATTTCTTCGAGCTTGCTTATGACTATGAAAAGTGGAGCGTTCATTCTGAAAAGCCTTATATCAGATTCCTTGACTACTGGACAAGACAGCAGTTTGGCGGATATCTTCCGGAGAATGAGCTTGCAAGAATTCAGACTCTTCTTGATGAATATACATATCTTAGCAGCATAAGAAAACCTGAGTGTCTGTATCCTGGTACGCTTCACAATTTCAACTATGGAGAAGCGGATCGTATATATAAGAAGGCAAAAGAAATAAGGCAAAGCTGCGATGAGCTTGAGATGTATATCCTTGCTAACAGGCTTAAAGTTATAGATTCAGCTTTGTTTGAACTTGTAACTTTCCCTGCCAAAGTAATAGCTAATCATTATGAAATGAACATAGCTGCAGAAAAGAACAGAGTTTGTGCAAAACAGGGAAGAGTTACAGCTAACTTCTATGCAGAGGAAGTTGAGAGGTGCCACAGAATTGAGAAGAATCTCATCAGCACATATCACTCTATTGAAAGCGGCAAGTGGGATGGAATGATGCTTTCACAGCATACAGGTTTCAGATACTGGAACGAAGAAGAGAATATGTATCCTTCAAGATCATATATCTGGCCTGCAGATAAGCACAGAATGATAGTTACGGTTCCTCTTACTGGTGCATATTCAATGGGAGGAGACTGGACCAGAAAACCTCTTTTCTTATATGAATACATTAAACCTGAAGTAAACTCTCAGACATTCCTTATCGAGAATGGCGGCAACGCTGAACTTGAATATAAGATCGAATCAAATGATGAATGGATAAGTGTGGAGGATTCTGAAGGAAAACTTCCAGTCTTTGAGCAGATCGACGAAAAGATCAGCGAAAAAGAGATCACTGTAACAATAGACAGAGATAAGCTTGAGAGTCTTATCAAAGCTGATTCTTCTAATAAAGATGATCTTAAAGTCATCCGCAAGGGTGATACTTATTATGTAAGCGGAAGTCTTCTGATATCATCCGCTAACAAGAAAGTTACAGTTGTTGTACTTGTTGCTTGTTACAGTGAAAAAGACAGAAAGCTCAGCCATATGGTTCCTGTTGTTCCTGATGAATGGGTAGGATTTATAAATGCAAAAGACTTCCCGTCAGCATTTGCTGAGGTAAGAGAACCTGCCAACACTGGCGATTCAATAGGACTTGCCATTGAAGCTGATGAATATGACGAGCTTAATGATGACAAGGATAGAGAACTTAAGGTTATAAGCCCGCTTGGAAAGTACAGATGCGGTGTAAAGGCGCTTGGAAATGGAAAAGCTTCAAAAACCGATGTTTCTTATCTTATAAGATGTGTTGAAGAAGGTGATTATGAACTGACCTTTATCATTGCTCCTTCCAATCCTATTACAAAGGATAATACCTTAAGACTTGGAATTACCTGGGATGGCAAGAGATACGAACTTAATCTTATAGGAAAAGAGTTCGTTGGAGGAGATAATTCCAATTACCTTTGGTCAAAAGATATATTCGCCGGAGAACACAGGGCAAGTATAACAGTTCCTTGCAAGATCGGAACAGGCAGACTGGATGTTGATTTTATTGATGAAGGAATTGTTCTTGAAAGAATCCTTGTAAAGCATGCAAAGAGCAAATGGCACAAAGGTTTTCTGGGTCCAAAAGCAATAAGTGAATAA
- a CDS encoding glycoside hydrolase family 43 protein produces the protein MKAVATNPILSGFYPDPSIVRAGDDYYILNSSFAYFPGLPIMHSKDLANWHQISNVLVDDKSLPLDDTRLSQGLFAPTIRYHEGKFYVVCTNISHGGNFIVTADDINGPWSEPIYIKGADGIDPSIFFDEDGKCYYIGTHPNPEGEKFFGNYHIYIGELDKETFQFASEKTDVWNGSMKDIQWPEGPHLYKKDDYYYIMHAEGGTGPNHCEAICRSKSLFGPYENNLNNPIITHRDMGSKYPVQYVGHADLVETPEGGWFMVMLGVRRTEGFTTIGRETFIAKVIWEDGWPVVNPGIAKLTQTLETGLEEVKWEDDVKNNRDYKFASMKEIGPEFLTLRNEQEGRYTLSSEGLVIKASKLPVTEVSNPSYLGMRVQNHAFKATATVKHDAADAVTKGLVLMQNEDFSLRVEASGDKVSAIFRQDQKDKELASVSAAAESLVTFVIEADGLKARAGVILGDKEEMFDEVDIRALSTEIAGGFVGCTIGMYASDDSGKDLENSAVFTNFKYEA, from the coding sequence ATGAAAGCAGTTGCAACAAACCCGATTCTTTCGGGCTTTTATCCTGATCCATCTATTGTCAGGGCGGGGGATGATTATTATATTCTAAATTCATCTTTTGCGTATTTTCCCGGTCTTCCGATAATGCATAGCAAGGATCTTGCCAACTGGCATCAGATCAGTAATGTACTGGTTGATGACAAGTCACTTCCGCTTGATGATACCAGACTTTCACAGGGACTTTTCGCTCCTACAATAAGGTATCATGAGGGAAAATTCTATGTTGTATGCACCAATATCTCACACGGAGGCAATTTCATCGTAACAGCAGATGATATTAATGGTCCCTGGTCTGAGCCTATATACATTAAGGGTGCAGACGGAATAGATCCTAGTATCTTCTTTGATGAGGACGGAAAGTGCTACTATATCGGAACTCATCCCAATCCTGAAGGAGAGAAGTTCTTTGGTAATTATCACATCTATATTGGAGAGCTTGATAAGGAGACATTCCAGTTCGCATCTGAAAAGACAGACGTTTGGAATGGTTCAATGAAGGATATTCAGTGGCCTGAAGGACCCCACCTTTATAAAAAGGATGATTATTACTACATCATGCATGCTGAAGGCGGTACAGGACCTAACCACTGTGAAGCAATCTGCAGAAGTAAATCTCTTTTCGGACCTTATGAGAACAATCTGAACAATCCTATCATCACTCACAGGGATATGGGAAGCAAATATCCTGTTCAGTATGTTGGACATGCTGATCTGGTTGAGACTCCTGAAGGCGGCTGGTTCATGGTAATGCTTGGCGTAAGACGTACAGAGGGCTTTACTACTATCGGAAGAGAGACCTTCATTGCAAAGGTTATCTGGGAAGACGGATGGCCGGTTGTTAACCCTGGTATAGCAAAGCTTACACAGACACTTGAAACAGGACTTGAAGAAGTAAAGTGGGAAGATGATGTTAAAAATAACAGAGATTACAAGTTCGCTTCTATGAAAGAGATAGGACCTGAGTTCCTGACTCTTAGAAACGAACAGGAAGGAAGATACACTCTTTCATCTGAGGGTCTGGTGATCAAAGCGTCAAAGCTTCCTGTTACAGAAGTTTCCAATCCTTCATATCTTGGAATGAGAGTTCAGAATCATGCATTTAAAGCTACGGCTACTGTAAAACATGACGCAGCTGATGCAGTGACTAAAGGACTTGTTCTTATGCAGAACGAAGACTTCTCTTTAAGAGTTGAAGCAAGTGGAGATAAAGTATCAGCGATTTTCAGGCAGGATCAGAAAGACAAAGAACTCGCATCTGTAAGTGCTGCAGCAGAGTCTCTTGTCACATTCGTGATAGAAGCAGATGGACTTAAGGCACGCGCCGGTGTGATCCTTGGAGATAAAGAAGAAATGTTCGATGAAGTTGACATAAGAGCTCTTTCTACAGAGATCGCGGGAGGCTTTGTCGGATGCACTATCGGAATGTATGCTTCTGATGATAGTGGCAAAGATCTTGAAAACAGTGCTGTATTTACTAATTTTAAATACGAAGCATGA
- a CDS encoding helix-turn-helix domain-containing protein: MALAVQKLNSGINVINKDFSTRKLNKNQEIVQYLNDSTLRIWYNDQNDDYETHWHNAIEIIMPVEGWYDVTISEETFHVNPGEILFIPSGSLHSIHAPETGARFVFLFDLHFLEKLNGFTSISTILGKPIVINKEDYLPVYDDIYDLFIQMRTEYFSDSDFADIVIYSKLLELFSLIGKYRISAMKLSSTRIYKQKEYIDKFNEVLEYIDEHYMENLCLESIAYKAGFSKFHFSRLFKQYTNFTFNEYLTHRRIKAASDLLARPDLSITEVSLAVGFASISTFNRIFRQVNKCTPSDYRRKHDPLHRL; this comes from the coding sequence ATGGCTTTAGCAGTTCAGAAGTTAAATTCCGGAATAAATGTTATAAATAAGGACTTCAGTACCAGAAAACTCAATAAGAATCAGGAGATCGTTCAATATCTAAACGATTCTACTCTTAGGATCTGGTACAATGATCAAAACGATGATTATGAGACTCACTGGCACAATGCTATAGAGATCATCATGCCGGTTGAAGGATGGTATGATGTTACTATCTCAGAGGAGACTTTTCATGTAAATCCAGGTGAGATACTGTTCATTCCTTCCGGTTCACTGCATTCAATACATGCTCCGGAGACAGGCGCAAGATTCGTATTTCTCTTCGATCTTCATTTCCTTGAGAAATTAAACGGCTTCACCTCTATCAGTACTATTCTGGGTAAGCCGATAGTTATAAACAAGGAAGATTATCTTCCTGTATATGACGACATATATGACCTGTTCATCCAGATGAGAACAGAGTATTTCTCAGATAGTGATTTTGCAGATATCGTGATATATTCAAAGCTCCTTGAGCTCTTCTCTCTTATCGGCAAGTACAGGATCTCAGCGATGAAGCTGTCCAGTACCAGGATCTACAAGCAAAAAGAATACATTGATAAGTTCAACGAAGTACTTGAATATATCGATGAGCATTATATGGAGAATCTGTGTCTTGAATCCATCGCTTACAAGGCCGGATTTAGCAAGTTCCACTTCTCAAGACTTTTCAAACAGTATACAAACTTTACTTTTAACGAGTATCTGACTCATAGAAGGATCAAGGCTGCATCCGATCTTCTCGCAAGACCTGATCTGTCCATAACAGAAGTATCACTTGCTGTTGGATTTGCAAGTATATCAACTTTCAACAGAATCTTCAGACAGGTCAACAAGTGTACTCCAAGCGATTACAGACGAAAGCATGACCCGCTTCACAGACTTTAA
- a CDS encoding IS1182 family transposase, giving the protein MRLNQILQGDYTVSSLYHQIKLPLDIEISIPSDDPVRLVSAFVEEMNLSDLYETYDRIRKSQASPRQMLKIVIYAAMNRIYSSRDIESSCKRDINFMYLLEGAPAPDHSTLARFISLHLSQCSKSVMSQVGTILLDLGEISGENIFIDGTKIESVANKYTFVWKKAVTKNMAKLAEKICMFCAECEELYDFKVVYKDQISLRTLKRLRKKLYKIKKDEAIEFVHGIGKRKTMLQRSIEKLEEYTEKLKEYTNKLYKCGRRNSYSKTDNDATFMRMKEDAMLNGQLKPAYNLQHGVDAEYVTWLGIYPNPTDTLTLIPFLKDMEEHLPFKYKNIVADAGYESEENYVFIENNDQTGYIKPQNYELSKTRKFKKDISKRENMDYDSETDSYTCKNGKKLLAVSKRKQKTATDYQREVTIYECESCHECPFKKDCIKGNNCKTPFEDRKKVLSVSRKMEEKRAECLERITSDYGTQLRMNRSIQAEGSFANVKEDMNFRRYLYKGSENVLAQSTLLAIAFDINKLHHKIMSERTGTHLFELKKVS; this is encoded by the coding sequence ATGCGACTAAACCAAATCTTACAAGGAGATTATACAGTATCTTCCTTGTATCATCAAATCAAACTTCCGCTAGACATAGAAATATCTATTCCATCTGATGATCCGGTACGCCTGGTTAGTGCATTTGTGGAGGAGATGAATCTTTCTGATCTTTATGAGACTTATGACAGAATCAGAAAGAGTCAGGCCTCACCGCGTCAGATGCTTAAGATTGTTATCTATGCAGCAATGAACAGAATCTATTCCAGTCGTGATATTGAATCATCCTGCAAAAGAGATATCAATTTCATGTATCTTCTTGAAGGGGCACCCGCACCCGATCATTCTACATTAGCAAGATTTATTTCCCTACATCTCTCACAATGTTCAAAGTCTGTAATGTCGCAGGTTGGAACTATACTTCTGGATCTTGGAGAGATATCAGGTGAGAATATATTTATCGATGGAACAAAGATTGAATCTGTTGCCAACAAATATACTTTTGTATGGAAAAAAGCCGTGACCAAGAACATGGCTAAACTTGCAGAGAAAATCTGTATGTTCTGTGCGGAATGCGAAGAACTCTATGATTTTAAGGTTGTATATAAAGACCAGATATCACTTCGCACTTTGAAACGATTAAGAAAGAAGCTTTACAAGATCAAAAAAGATGAGGCTATCGAGTTTGTACATGGCATTGGTAAAAGGAAAACAATGCTTCAACGCTCAATCGAAAAACTTGAAGAATATACAGAAAAGCTTAAAGAATACACAAACAAGCTTTATAAATGTGGCAGACGAAATAGCTATTCTAAAACGGATAACGATGCCACTTTCATGAGAATGAAAGAAGACGCTATGCTTAATGGTCAGCTTAAGCCTGCATACAACCTGCAGCATGGTGTTGATGCAGAATATGTAACCTGGCTCGGCATTTACCCGAATCCAACAGATACTCTTACTCTGATACCTTTCCTAAAAGATATGGAAGAACATCTTCCCTTCAAATATAAAAATATAGTTGCTGATGCCGGTTATGAAAGTGAAGAGAATTATGTTTTCATTGAAAACAACGATCAGACCGGATATATAAAACCACAGAATTATGAACTGTCAAAAACAAGAAAGTTCAAAAAAGATATCAGTAAACGAGAAAACATGGACTATGATTCTGAAACTGACAGTTATACTTGCAAGAATGGAAAAAAGCTATTAGCTGTATCCAAAAGAAAACAAAAGACAGCGACCGATTACCAACGTGAAGTAACAATATATGAGTGTGAAAGTTGCCATGAATGCCCATTCAAGAAAGACTGCATAAAAGGCAATAATTGTAAAACTCCATTTGAAGATAGGAAAAAGGTTCTTTCTGTATCAAGAAAAATGGAAGAAAAACGTGCAGAATGTCTTGAACGAATAACTAGTGATTATGGAACACAGCTACGAATGAACCGTAGCATACAAGCAGAAGGTTCGTTTGCAAACGTGAAAGAAGATATGAATTTCAGACGATACCTTTATAAAGGAAGTGAGAATGTTCTGGCACAGAGTACACTTTTGGCAATAGCTTTTGACATCAACAAACTCCACCATAAGATTATGTCCGAGCGAACCGGAACACATCTATTTGAACTGAAAAAAGTGTCATAA